In Methanosarcina siciliae T4/M, one genomic interval encodes:
- the hisA gene encoding 1-(5-phosphoribosyl)-5-[(5-phosphoribosylamino)methylideneamino]imidazole-4-carboxamide isomerase encodes MTFEVIPAVDMRGGKCVQLVQGVPGSEIVSLEDPLAVALDWVRKGAKTLHLVDLDGAIEGDRKNAPIIENIVRACREKGVGIQVGGGIRSFEDAASLLKLGVSRVILGTAALQNPELVKKLSSAFGSSCVNVALDAKNGKISIKGWTEECAQTPVEMGRKFEELGAGSLLFTNIDNEGLMQGVNPDPTRELVESVIIPVIASGGVSSLEDLKVLKQTGASGVVVGSALYTGRFTLEEAIEAILDDCFLDG; translated from the coding sequence ATGACTTTTGAAGTGATTCCTGCAGTGGACATGAGGGGTGGGAAATGCGTTCAGCTTGTGCAGGGCGTGCCTGGCAGTGAGATCGTGTCCCTTGAAGATCCTCTCGCAGTTGCGCTTGACTGGGTAAGAAAAGGGGCAAAGACCCTTCATCTGGTAGACCTTGACGGAGCAATTGAAGGGGATCGAAAAAATGCTCCTATTATTGAAAATATAGTCCGGGCCTGCAGGGAGAAAGGCGTGGGTATCCAGGTGGGAGGGGGAATCCGGAGCTTTGAAGATGCGGCTTCCCTGCTTAAGCTTGGGGTTTCAAGGGTAATTCTCGGAACTGCTGCCCTTCAGAATCCCGAACTTGTAAAAAAGCTTTCCAGTGCCTTTGGAAGTTCATGTGTAAATGTCGCGCTGGATGCAAAGAACGGGAAAATCTCGATCAAAGGCTGGACCGAAGAGTGCGCGCAAACTCCTGTCGAAATGGGCAGAAAGTTTGAAGAGCTTGGAGCCGGAAGCCTCCTTTTTACGAATATAGATAATGAAGGCCTGATGCAGGGAGTAAACCCTGACCCGACGAGGGAACTTGTGGAGTCTGTCATCATCCCTGTGATTGCATCCGGAGGGGTGAGTTCCCTCGAAGATCTGAAGGTTTTAAAGCAGACCGGAGCCTCGGGGGTTGTGGTAGGTAGTGCCCTCTACACAGGCAGGTTCACCCTTGAGGAGGCTATCGAAGCTATTTTAGATGATTGCTTTTTAGATGGTTAA
- the hisB gene encoding imidazoleglycerol-phosphate dehydratase HisB, with protein sequence MRTCRISRKTKETDIQLELNLDGKGSADISTGLGFFDHMLASFSRHSEFDLKVRAEGDLYVDEHHLVEDVGIVLGKALAEVLGDMAGIARFGEARIPMDESLAEVALDVGGRNYLVLKAEFSSPQVGQFSTQLVRHFFETLASNAKITMHASVYGDNDHHKIEALFKAFAYAMKRAVKIEGKEVKSTKGTL encoded by the coding sequence ATGAGAACCTGCAGAATCTCCCGCAAGACAAAGGAAACCGATATCCAGCTTGAACTGAACCTTGATGGCAAAGGTAGTGCAGACATCAGCACCGGATTGGGATTTTTTGACCACATGCTTGCTTCTTTTTCACGGCATTCGGAATTTGACCTTAAGGTGCGTGCCGAAGGCGACCTCTATGTAGACGAGCACCACCTGGTAGAAGATGTCGGGATAGTCCTCGGGAAGGCTCTTGCCGAAGTTCTTGGAGACATGGCCGGTATTGCCCGTTTCGGGGAAGCCAGAATTCCCATGGACGAATCCCTTGCCGAAGTTGCGCTGGACGTCGGAGGGCGCAACTATCTTGTTCTGAAAGCCGAGTTTTCAAGTCCTCAGGTGGGGCAGTTCAGTACCCAGCTGGTGCGGCACTTCTTCGAAACCCTTGCCTCAAATGCAAAAATTACCATGCATGCAAGTGTCTATGGAGATAACGACCACCACAAGATAGAAGCCCTCTTCAAGGCTTTTGCCTATGCAATGAAAAGGGCTGTAAAAATCGAAGGCAAAGAAGTAAAAAGCACGAAGGGCACTCTATGA
- a CDS encoding formate dehydrogenase accessory sulfurtransferase FdhD: MPERYTTPYPAKRIHSDGRVEDTEVLLARECPVKLFLDGKAFTTLFASPFELKELAVGHLITEGAVRYGEIAGIEVEGDEVHILTKKKSSPPRDEPAPAEIYIEADTVFDPEAIFAGTGHLESETYKLTRGTHLAALIDKKGKLAVQIVDIGRHNAVDKVVGAAFLRGLDLSQHYMLSTGRQPAYMVTKAARAGISLVATKAMPFDSGVKAAKKANMCLVGQLRPEAMLVFAGEWRIKTTK, from the coding sequence ATGCCTGAGAGATACACCACTCCTTACCCTGCAAAAAGAATCCATTCCGACGGCAGGGTAGAAGATACGGAAGTATTGCTTGCAAGGGAATGCCCTGTCAAACTTTTTCTGGACGGGAAAGCTTTTACAACCCTTTTTGCCTCTCCTTTCGAGCTTAAAGAGCTTGCAGTAGGGCATCTGATCACTGAAGGAGCTGTCAGGTACGGAGAGATTGCAGGGATTGAAGTGGAGGGTGATGAAGTCCATATCCTGACTAAAAAGAAAAGCTCCCCTCCTCGTGATGAGCCAGCCCCGGCAGAGATTTACATAGAGGCAGATACTGTTTTTGATCCAGAAGCCATTTTTGCAGGCACAGGACACCTTGAATCCGAGACTTACAAACTTACCAGAGGCACCCATCTTGCCGCCCTTATAGACAAAAAAGGAAAACTCGCAGTCCAGATTGTTGATATAGGCCGACACAACGCCGTAGACAAGGTAGTTGGAGCCGCCTTCCTCCGGGGACTCGACCTTTCACAGCACTACATGCTTTCCACAGGCAGGCAACCTGCCTACATGGTAACAAAAGCAGCTAGGGCAGGAATTTCCCTTGTTGCCACCAAAGCCATGCCGTTTGACTCTGGAGTGAAGGCTGCAAAAAAAGCAAACATGTGCCTTGTCGGGCAGCTCAGACCTGAAGCAATGCTGGTCTTTGCAGGGGAGTGGAGGATCAAAACAACAAAATAA